In Schistocerca piceifrons isolate TAMUIC-IGC-003096 chromosome 9, iqSchPice1.1, whole genome shotgun sequence, the following proteins share a genomic window:
- the LOC124716769 gene encoding 26S proteasome non-ATPase regulatory subunit 10-like, whose protein sequence is MVNVNHRDESRQTALHKAAGRGHEQAVAQLLRAGADPTPRDDWGRTPLHLAAREGHERALGFLLRAGADVQATDSWGRTPLHLAAKQGRELAAMWLLVLGANSGAADNWGRTALHLAAKEGHETTVKCLLEMDADPSARDGWQRTPLHLAAKNGHVECGGRLLAAGASLRVSDNWGRTPLHLAAREGADQSVRWLIRYGAVVDARDDWERTPLHLAVINRREAAAVYLLRRGADRRLHDRWQSTPEDLANGDETFALMMVLVEENDDMEFMDDSEHDFDGEDPTDSCFS, encoded by the coding sequence ATGGTGAACGTGAACCACCGAGACGAGTCCAGGCAGACTGCTCTCCACAAAGCTGCAGGGAGAGGCCACGAGCAGGCCGTCGCGCAGCTACTGAGGGCTGGTGCTGACCCCACTCCCCGCGACGACTGGGGGAGGACGCCACTGCACCTGGCAGCCAGGGAGGGTCACGAGCGCGCTCTCGGGTTCCTGCTCAGGGCAGGGGCAGACGTCCAGGCCACCGACAGCTGGGGGAGGACTCCTCTGCACCTGGCTGCGAAGCAAGGGCGTGAGCTCGCTGCCATGTGGCTCCTCGTCCTGGGGGCGAACTCTGGTGCTGCAGACAACTGGGGCAGGACAGCCCTGCACCTGGCGGCCAAGGAGGGCCACGAGACGACGGTGAAGTGCCTCCTCGAGATGGACGCCGACCCCAGCGCCCGCGACGGCTGGCAGCGGACTCCCCTCCACCTGGCGGCCAAGAACGGGCACGTGGAGTGCGGCGGTCGCCTGCTGGCTGCAGGGGCTAGCCTCAGAGTCAGTGACAACTGGGGGAGGACCCCTCTGCACCTGGCGGCGAGGGAGGGCGCCGACCAGAGCGTCCGGTGGCTGATCCGGTACGGTGCCGTTGTCGACGCGAGGGACGATTGGGAGCGGACGCCGCTTCATCTGGCAGTCATAAACAGGAGAGAGGCAGCTGCCGTGTACCTCCTACGCAGGGGAGCTGATCGTAGATTGCACGACAGGTGGCAGAGTACACCTGAGGACTTGGCCAACGGAGATGAAACCTTTGCTCTTATGATGGTTCTCGTAGAGGAAAATGATGATATGGAATTTATGGACGATAGCGAACATGATTTTGATGGGGAAGACCCCACTGACTCTTGTTTCAGTTAG